A stretch of Lathyrus oleraceus cultivar Zhongwan6 chromosome 6, CAAS_Psat_ZW6_1.0, whole genome shotgun sequence DNA encodes these proteins:
- the LOC127092716 gene encoding pectinesterase codes for MESKVLVSAVSLILVVGVALGVVALVRSNGPGESGGGDLNAHTKAVQAVCQSSDDKKLCVDTLKPVNTSDPNDYIKAVVKTSLESVFKALNLSDKLIIENEKKEQPTKMALEDCKDLLQFAIDELQASTILVNDGQGRNPNDRAADLKNWLGAVIAYQQSCLDGLDTDNEKKLQSELKTGSLDQVEKLTALALDIVTAVSQVLSSLNLDLNVQPTHRRLFDVDSDGYPEWMSGPDRKLLADMRTGAAVTPNVVVAKDGSGQFKTVLEAINSYPPKHVGRYVIYVKAGVYDEYIQIDKKKKSMLIYGDGPTKTIITGKKNVVDGWKTMRSATFSTVAEDFIAKAIAFENTAGANKHQAVALRVQGDRSAFYDCAMRGYQDTLYAHAHRQFYRNCEISGTVDFIFGYGSTLIQNSKIVVRKPEPNQQNIIVADGTIQKNMPTGVVLQNCEIGPEPALQADRLTVRSYLARPWKAYSRAIFMENVIGDLIQPVGFLPWNGNLFLDTCYFAEYANTGPGADVKARVPWSKGVLSKADAMKYTADQWLKGGIWLPATGVPFELGFTKP; via the exons ATGGAAAGTAAGGTACTTGTTTCAGCAGTTTCTCTGATTCTTGTAGTTGGTGTTGCATTAGGTGTTGTTGCTCTTGTTCGAAGCAACGGGCCAGGTGAGAGTGGAGGTGGCGATTTGAATGCACATACTAAAGCGGTTCAAGCCGTGTGTCAAAGCAGCGATGACAAAAAATTGTGTGTTGATACTCTTAAACCTGTTAACACATCGGACCCAAATGATTATATAAAAGCCGTTGTTAAAACTTCCTTGGAAAGTGTCTTCAAAGCGTTAAACTTGAGCGATAAGCTCATaattgaaaatgaaaagaaaGAACAACCCACCAAGATGGCACTTGAGGATTGTAAAGATTTGTTACAATTCGCAATTGATGAATTACAAGCGTCTACTATTTTAGTTAATGACGGCCAAGGTAGAAACCCGAACGATCGTGCTGCGGATCTTAAAAACTGGTTAGGTGCTGTTATTGCGTATCAACAATCATGTCTAGATGGTTTAGATACGGATAACGAAAAGAAGCTTCAATCAGAGTTGAAAACAGGTAGTTTGGATCAGGTAGAGAAACTTACCGCACTAGCGCTTGATATTGTGACTGCTGTTTCGCAAGTACTATCTTCATTGAATTTGGATTTGAATGTGCAACCTACGCATCGTCGTCTTTTTGACGTGGATAGCGATGGTTATCCGGAATGGATGAGTGGCCCGGATCGTAAGTTATTGGCTGATATGCGTACAGGAGCCGCTGTTACACCTAATGTGGTTGTTGCCAAAGATGGTTCTGGACAATTTAAGACGGTTCTTGAGGCAATTAATTCATACCCGCCAAAACATGTTGGTAGATATGTTATCTATGTTAAGGCCGGTGTCTATGACGAATATATTCAGATTGACAAAAAGAAGAAGAGTATGTTGATCTACGGCGATGGCCCTACAAAGACTATTATCACCGGCAAGAAAAATGTTGTTGATGGTTGGAAGACCATGAGATCTGCTACATTCT CTACTGTTGCTGAAGATTTCATTGCAAAGGCAATTGCATTCGAGAATACTGCAGGAGCAAACAAACATCAAGCCGTGGCGTTACGAGTGCAAGGTGACCGATCGGCTTTCTACGACTGTGCCATGCGTGGTTACCAAGACACATTATACGCCCACGCCCATCGTCAGTTCTACAGAAACTGCGAAATTTCTGGGACAGTTGATTTCATTTTCGGCTACGGATCAACACTGATACAAAACTCGAAAATTGTAGTCCGAAAACCCGAACCAAATCAACAAAACATCATTGTAGCCGATGGAACAATTCAAAAGAACATGCCTACAGGAGTTGTGCTGCAAAACTGCGAGATCGGACCAGAGCCAGCACTACAAGCAGATAGATTGACGGTGAGATCATATTTGGCAAGACCATGGAAAGCATATTCTAGGGCAATATTCATGGAAAATGTGATTGGTGATTTGATTCAACCAGTGGGATTTCTTCCTTGGAATGGGAACCTATTTCTTGACACATGTTACTTTGCTGAGTATGCAAATACTGGACCTGGTGCAGACGTTAAAGCAAGAGTTCCGTGGAGCAAAGGTGTTCTTAGCAAAGCTGATGCAATGAAATATACTGCTGATCAATGGCTTAAAGGTGGAATTTGGTTGCCTGCTACTGGTGTACCATTTGAGCTTGGCTTCACTAAACCTTGA